A region of Toxorhynchites rutilus septentrionalis strain SRP chromosome 1, ASM2978413v1, whole genome shotgun sequence DNA encodes the following proteins:
- the LOC129761108 gene encoding probable cyclin-dependent serine/threonine-protein kinase DDB_G0292550, which translates to MASILEIIKTTSSIVPQFDGNIDKLKAFADALNLVKTFETPENKATIINVILTKLEGRARNAFTETPTSVSEISKILKAKITTSPPEQVLAKMANLKQNGGIEQFCLDLEKLVFSLETAYTAKEIPPQVAKSMANKEGVKHLAGGLKNEKTSLIIRAGNFNSYSDAMTKALEENLNNASASVFAYSQTNRNANRFNNNVDTHYNNYRRRPNDFHNRGRNQNNFNRNNFNQNNFQNQPRNNYNRFGQQNQVRDQFSNINPQRNNNNNNRRNTNFNRPQQYIRLTGNESQPTDALQSEPALTLEENKHYGDQH; encoded by the coding sequence atggCTAGCATACTCGAAATAATCAAGACTACATCGTCTATAGTTCCGCAATTCGACGGAAACATAGACAAACTGAAAGCCTTCGCTGACGCTTTAAACTtggtgaaaacatttgaaacaccGGAAAACAAAGCAACCATAATTAACGTCATACTAACCAAACTAGAGGGACGGGCGAGAAATGCCTTCACTGAAACACCGACATCGGTGAGCGagataagcaaaattttaaaagcTAAAATAACGACCAGCCCACCGGAACAAGTTCTAGCTAAAATGGCTAACTTGAAACAAAACGGTGGAATCGAACAATTTTGCCTGGATTTAGAAAAATTGGTGTTCAGTTTGGAAACAGCGTACACCGCTAAAGAAATTCCGCCCCAAGTTGCCAAATCTATGGCAAACAAAGAAGGCGTCAAACATTTAGCCGGAgggttaaaaaacgaaaaaacctcgCTCATCATAAGAGCAGGGAATTTCAATTCATACTCCGACGCGATGACTAAAGCGTTGGAGGAAAACTTAAATAATGCGAGCGCATCAGTATTTGCATACTCGCAAACCAACAGAAACGCCAACCGTTTCAACAACAACGTTGACACACATTATAATAATTACAGGCGCAGGCCAAACGACTTCCATAACCGCGGTAGAAACCAAAACAATTTCAACCGCaacaatttcaaccaaaataattttcaaaaccaACCGCGTAATAACTATAACCGTTTTGGCCAGCAAAACCAAGTTCGAGACCAATTCTCAAACATAAACCCACAgcgaaataacaacaacaacaataggcggaatacaaattttaaccGCCCTCAGCAATACATCCGCCTAACGGGAAACGAGTCACAACCGACGGACGCCCTCCAGTCCGAACCGGCATTGACATTGGAGGAAAACAAACATTACGGAGACCaacattaa